TTTTGTTTCACCGGGGACTTCTTTCCCAAAAAGACTTATTATCCTCTCCATTTTTTCAATATTAAAGGAATTTTTTGTCAGTGCAACCTAAAAATGGTTTTTCCAATCGCTTATCTACATTGGGTTGAGATGGTGTCCAAATTTAAAATTCAGTTAAAGGTGAGAATTTTTTGGAAAATAATGGGGAAAAGAGACCCCTTCTTCTAATTCAAAGAGAATTGCGGGGATAGAGGGATTTTTGTCAAATCTTAAGAGTTGCAACCTTCTGAATGAGCCTCACATTTTCCTACTTTTTCAGAATATTTTCCTCTGTCTCCCCATGTCATTTGCAAAGTAAAAGTCCCCCACTATTGCAAAGTAAAATGGGACCACCCGGTGTAGACAAGATGAAACTTTCCCTGTATAATGGTGCATCTAAGGGCACAGACCTCGTGACAGCCCGACCTGCCCAAGTAAGAATTAGGTCAGGAAAGCCTTACGAGGTAAGTGCTGCCCAGGAGGTGTGCCATGATAAAACCGGAGGTGTGTCTCATGATACGACACCTTTATCGTGAAGAGGGATGGAGTAAAAGGCAAATCGCAAGGGAACTCGGCATCGATAGAAAAACTGTCCGAAGATACCTGAAGAAGGATGGAATGCCCAACTACCACAGAAGAGCTAAATACCCCTCTATATTAGACTCCTACGATGAGTATATAAGGGGAAGACTCAAAAACTATCCCAAAATTACAGCCGAGAAGATATATCGGGAGCTTGCGGGTAAAGGATTTAAAGGTTCATACAGGATTGTCGCATACTGGGTCAGCAAGCTAAGAGAGAAAGAACCACACGCCTTCCTGCGATATGAGACAAAACCAGGTGAATATGCTCAGGTGGATTGGGGAGATTTTGGATACATAGATTACTACGGCAAAAAGAAGAAACTCTACTGCTTCTCAATAGTCCTTTGCTGGTCAATATCTCAATACATAGAATTCACTGTTTCTCAGGACCTGCAAACCCTTGAGAGATGCCATTTGCATGCATTTGAGTATTTTGGGGGTGTCCCGGAAAAGATTCTCTACGATAACATGAAGACAGTAGCTCTGTTTCATATAGATGACAAAGTCAAGTTTAATCTTGCTTTTATTGATTTTGCTGGTCATTTTGGCTTTCTTCCAAAGGTATGCGATGTGGACGCTCCACACCAGAAAGGGAAAGTAGAAAAATCTATTGGTTACATTCGCACAAGTTTCTTTATCGGAGAGGAATTCAGGGACCTTAATGAGTTAAATGAAAAAGCAAGGAGATGGATGGATAACATATGCAATACAAGAGTGCATGGAACGACTCATGAAATTCCGTTTGAAAGACTTAAAGAAGAAAGAAAATCTCTAAGACCTTTACCAGATAGAGATTACAGGATATGCAAAGTAGAATATAGGAATGTGGGTAAAGATTGCTATTTCCCTTTTGAGAACAATCAATATTCGGTTCCTCATAAGTATGCAGGGAAAAGAGTCACAGTGGAAGTTTATGAGCAAGAGATTAAAGTATATTATGAGACTGAACTTATAGCTACTCACAGAATTTGTCCACTTAGAGGAAGGCGGATAAAAGATGAATCACATTTTGAATCTCTTCCATACAAAAGAAGAAATGGAGTGAAGAAGTATGAGGATTTATTCGCTGGCTATGGCGAAGCAGGGAAAGAGTTTGTAAGAGGTGTGATAAGCTCAAGTCTCTCCAATCCTTATTATCACCTTTCACAAATAGCAAAGCTTTGTGAATTCTATTCAGGAGAGGCAATAAGATTCGCATTAGAGAGGGCAAATAGATACAGAGCGTATGAGGCGAAGACATTTAAGAATATACTCTCCCAGTATCCCAATGGAAAGGAAGGGGTGAATCTCAATCTTGTTGTGTGCAGCCAATGCACAGATGTAGAGGAGAGGCCACTTGAGTATTATGAAATGCTTTGCAGGGAGGGATAG
The sequence above is a segment of the bacterium genome. Coding sequences within it:
- the istA gene encoding IS21 family transposase; this encodes MIRHLYREEGWSKRQIARELGIDRKTVRRYLKKDGMPNYHRRAKYPSILDSYDEYIRGRLKNYPKITAEKIYRELAGKGFKGSYRIVAYWVSKLREKEPHAFLRYETKPGEYAQVDWGDFGYIDYYGKKKKLYCFSIVLCWSISQYIEFTVSQDLQTLERCHLHAFEYFGGVPEKILYDNMKTVALFHIDDKVKFNLAFIDFAGHFGFLPKVCDVDAPHQKGKVEKSIGYIRTSFFIGEEFRDLNELNEKARRWMDNICNTRVHGTTHEIPFERLKEERKSLRPLPDRDYRICKVEYRNVGKDCYFPFENNQYSVPHKYAGKRVTVEVYEQEIKVYYETELIATHRICPLRGRRIKDESHFESLPYKRRNGVKKYEDLFAGYGEAGKEFVRGVISSSLSNPYYHLSQIAKLCEFYSGEAIRFALERANRYRAYEAKTFKNILSQYPNGKEGVNLNLVVCSQCTDVEERPLEYYEMLCREG